One Defluviimonas sp. SAOS-178_SWC DNA window includes the following coding sequences:
- a CDS encoding TAXI family TRAP transporter solute-binding subunit — protein sequence MTMTYLKTLSLVGAMALATGAAAEERFITIGTGGQTGVYFVVGQSICRLVNRDTATTGLKCTAPSTGGSIANINAIAAGDMDMGVAQSDWQYHAYNGSSEFEGKKVDKLRAVFSVHGEPFTVVARKDSGATTFDDLFGKRVNVGNPGSGQRATMEVVLNAMGKSDADFALASELKPAEQAAALGDNKVDAIIYTVGHPNGSIQEATSTVDAILLPVTGEAIDKLVADNAYYAKAVIPGGMYAGTDNDVETFGVKATFVTSADVPDDVVYEVVKAVFDNFDRFKGLHPAFANLKEEDMIKDGLSAPLHPGAEKYYKERGWM from the coding sequence ATGACGATGACCTACCTCAAGACCCTATCCCTCGTTGGCGCGATGGCGCTGGCGACGGGTGCCGCCGCAGAGGAGCGGTTCATCACCATCGGCACAGGAGGCCAGACCGGCGTCTATTTCGTCGTCGGCCAGTCGATCTGCCGGCTGGTAAACCGCGATACCGCCACCACCGGCCTGAAATGCACCGCGCCATCGACCGGCGGGTCCATCGCCAACATCAACGCGATCGCGGCGGGTGACATGGACATGGGCGTTGCCCAGTCGGACTGGCAGTACCACGCCTATAACGGATCGTCGGAATTCGAGGGCAAGAAGGTCGACAAGCTCCGCGCCGTCTTCTCGGTGCATGGGGAGCCCTTCACCGTCGTCGCCCGCAAGGACAGCGGCGCGACCACCTTCGACGACCTCTTCGGCAAGCGCGTGAATGTCGGCAATCCCGGCTCGGGCCAGCGCGCGACGATGGAAGTCGTGCTGAACGCGATGGGCAAGTCGGACGCCGACTTTGCACTGGCCTCCGAGCTGAAGCCAGCCGAGCAGGCCGCGGCACTCGGCGACAACAAGGTCGATGCCATCATCTACACGGTCGGCCACCCGAACGGCTCGATCCAGGAGGCGACCTCGACGGTCGATGCCATCCTGTTGCCCGTCACGGGCGAGGCGATCGACAAGCTCGTCGCCGACAATGCCTATTACGCCAAGGCGGTGATCCCGGGCGGCATGTATGCCGGCACCGACAACGATGTCGAAACCTTCGGCGTGAAGGCGACCTTCGTGACCTCGGCCGACGTTCCGGACGATGTGGTCTATGAGGTCGTCAAGGCGGTCTTCGACAATTTCGACCGCTTCAAGGGCCTGCACCCGGCCTTCGCGAACCTCAAGGAAGAGGACATGATCAAGGACGGGCTTTCTGCCCCGCTGCATCCGGGCGCCGAGAAGTATTACAAGGAACGCGGCTGGATGTAA